In Haloterrigena turkmenica DSM 5511, a single genomic region encodes these proteins:
- a CDS encoding bifunctional ADP-dependent NAD(P)H-hydrate dehydratase/NAD(P)H-hydrate epimerase, whose translation MITGERMGAVDENAAALGVPRKQLMESSGNAVARAVRDVAEPGSSVAIVAGRGNNGGDAFVAARFLDRHDVTTLLLGRAETIGTEIARENWEALQRAEYDTREITDSSGFELPDCDVVVDAMLGTGISGDLREPAATAAEEINAADATVVAVDVPSGFDADGGDHADNGVNADRVVTFHDAKLGLEDLDAELTVADIGIPAAAERFVGPGDVDLARPDTREGRPNIIGGGPYTGAPALAAQAALRASAELAFVAAPDAVAGEIQGYSEDLIVQPYEEDVLTPDVADDLLETAEEYDNVVVIGPGLGTADETLEATRQFLSAYTGRAVVDADALEVVPEIETDATLVCTPNRGELARMGGPDTDDLASAADEIEEFAAELGHVVLAKGANDVITDGERTRISRSGTVGMKVGGTGDTLAGIVAALLEHAEPLDAAAAGAHVNGITGERLAERNEHGFLASDLLEELPAVLWNGGDGDV comes from the coding sequence ATGATCACAGGCGAGCGGATGGGCGCCGTCGACGAGAACGCCGCGGCGCTTGGCGTGCCGCGAAAGCAGTTGATGGAGTCGAGCGGGAACGCCGTCGCCCGCGCGGTCCGGGACGTCGCTGAGCCGGGCTCGAGCGTCGCGATCGTCGCCGGGCGAGGCAACAACGGCGGGGACGCGTTCGTCGCCGCCCGGTTTCTGGACCGGCACGACGTGACGACCCTCCTGCTCGGCCGGGCCGAGACCATCGGCACGGAGATCGCCCGCGAGAACTGGGAGGCCCTCCAGCGGGCCGAGTACGACACGCGGGAGATCACGGACTCGAGCGGGTTCGAGCTCCCCGACTGCGACGTCGTCGTCGACGCGATGCTGGGGACGGGGATCAGCGGTGACCTCCGGGAGCCCGCGGCGACCGCGGCCGAGGAGATCAACGCGGCCGATGCGACCGTCGTCGCGGTCGATGTCCCCTCCGGCTTCGACGCCGACGGAGGCGATCACGCGGACAACGGCGTCAACGCGGACCGCGTCGTCACGTTTCACGACGCGAAACTGGGACTCGAGGACCTCGACGCGGAGCTCACGGTCGCGGACATCGGCATCCCGGCCGCCGCGGAGCGGTTCGTCGGGCCCGGCGACGTCGACCTCGCGCGGCCCGATACTCGCGAGGGACGGCCGAATATCATCGGCGGGGGTCCCTACACCGGCGCGCCGGCGCTGGCCGCCCAGGCCGCCTTGCGGGCCAGCGCGGAACTGGCCTTCGTCGCCGCGCCCGACGCCGTCGCCGGCGAGATTCAGGGCTACAGCGAGGATCTCATCGTCCAGCCCTATGAGGAGGACGTGCTCACGCCCGATGTAGCCGACGATCTCCTCGAGACGGCCGAAGAGTACGACAACGTCGTCGTCATCGGCCCCGGTCTCGGCACCGCCGACGAGACCCTCGAGGCGACCCGCCAGTTCCTCTCCGCGTACACGGGACGGGCCGTCGTCGACGCCGACGCCCTCGAGGTCGTCCCCGAGATCGAGACCGACGCGACGCTGGTCTGTACGCCAAACCGCGGTGAACTGGCGCGGATGGGCGGCCCGGACACCGACGATCTGGCGTCGGCGGCGGACGAGATCGAGGAATTCGCGGCCGAACTCGGTCACGTCGTCCTCGCGAAGGGGGCAAACGATGTGATCACCGACGGCGAGCGCACGCGGATCAGCCGCTCGGGCACCGTCGGTATGAAGGTCGGCGGCACCGGCGACACGTTGGCGGGGATCGTCGCCGCCCTGCTCGAGCACGCCGAACCGCTCGACGCCGCCGCGGCGGGAGCCCACGTCAACGGGATCACGGGGGAACGGCTCGCCGAGCGCAATGAACACGGCTTCCTCGCGTCGGATTTGCTCGAGGAACTTCCCGCGGTCCTGTGGAACGGGGGTGACGGGGATGTCTGA
- the moaC gene encoding cyclic pyranopterin monophosphate synthase MoaC: protein MSEEPTPAEGSNPDPRADAESDTDADDLTHTTDEGDVQMVDVGDKPDSERRAVAAGEIRLQSSTIEAIRDDQIGKGDVLATARVGAIQAVKHTWETIPMCHQIPITNVDTDFELDEDRVELEVAVETTGKTGCEMEALEGVTTGLNVVWDMVKAVEKDDDGQYPETGIENVRVVTKEKHQK, encoded by the coding sequence ATGTCTGAGGAGCCGACGCCGGCCGAGGGCTCGAATCCGGACCCGAGGGCGGACGCCGAGTCCGACACCGACGCCGACGACCTCACCCATACCACCGACGAGGGCGACGTCCAGATGGTCGACGTCGGCGACAAGCCCGACAGCGAGCGCCGCGCGGTCGCGGCCGGGGAGATCCGCCTGCAGTCCTCGACGATCGAGGCGATCCGCGACGACCAGATCGGAAAGGGCGACGTGCTCGCGACTGCCCGCGTCGGCGCGATCCAGGCCGTCAAACACACCTGGGAGACGATCCCGATGTGCCACCAGATTCCGATCACCAACGTCGATACCGACTTCGAACTCGACGAGGACCGGGTCGAACTCGAGGTCGCCGTCGAGACGACCGGGAAGACGGGCTGCGAGATGGAGGCCCTCGAGGGCGTCACGACCGGGCTCAACGTCGTCTGGGACATGGTCAAGGCCGTCGAGAAGGACGACGACGGGCAGTACCCCGAGACCGGAATCGAGAACGTGCGGGTGGTGACGAAGGAGAAACACCAGAAGTGA
- a CDS encoding acylphosphatase → MADRTRAHVFVSGTVQGVYYRANTRDTAREKGVDGWVKNLDDGRVEAIFEGPEDAVEGMAEWCHTGSPAADVADVEVDYEEPQGEDGFEIRY, encoded by the coding sequence ATGGCGGACCGAACCCGCGCACACGTCTTCGTCTCCGGTACGGTACAGGGCGTCTACTACCGCGCGAACACTCGAGACACGGCCCGCGAGAAGGGCGTCGACGGTTGGGTGAAGAACTTGGACGACGGCCGCGTCGAGGCGATCTTCGAGGGCCCCGAGGACGCCGTCGAGGGGATGGCCGAGTGGTGTCACACGGGCAGTCCCGCGGCCGACGTCGCGGACGTCGAGGTCGACTACGAGGAGCCACAGGGCGAGGACGGCTTCGAAATCCGGTACTGA
- a CDS encoding DUF555 domain-containing protein: MDCRVVVEAAVPVFDVETPDEAIRIAISKTGEMLNPDLNYVEINMGERTSPSGEELPPAFIAADEALVALELEMTVFNVEREEHASRIARKEIGQLLENIPLEVLSVEELEEDEINDESETETEESSTAETDGDETDDDEEILPEFEDLVE; the protein is encoded by the coding sequence ATGGACTGCAGGGTTGTCGTCGAAGCCGCCGTGCCGGTGTTCGATGTGGAAACGCCGGACGAGGCGATTCGCATCGCCATTTCGAAGACGGGTGAGATGCTGAACCCTGACCTGAACTACGTCGAGATCAACATGGGCGAGCGCACCTCTCCATCGGGAGAGGAGCTCCCGCCCGCCTTCATCGCGGCCGACGAGGCGCTGGTCGCGCTCGAACTGGAGATGACCGTCTTCAACGTCGAGCGCGAGGAACACGCCTCCCGAATCGCGCGCAAGGAGATCGGCCAACTCCTCGAGAACATTCCACTCGAGGTCCTCAGCGTCGAGGAACTCGAGGAAGACGAAATTAACGATGAGTCGGAAACCGAGACGGAGGAGTCGTCGACCGCGGAGACCGACGGCGACGAGACGGACGACGACGAGGAGATCCTCCCCGAGTTCGAGGATCTGGTCGAGTAG
- a CDS encoding NAD(P)H-dependent flavin oxidoreductase: MALRTPLCDALEIEYPIVQAPIGSATTPELAAAVSNAGGLGHLAVTWRDLEETRAVIRETRERTDEPFAVNLALDDATTILETDTHLEAVLEAGAPIVSFSFGDAAPYVDRVHKAGATVMQTVGSAAAAREAVEAGVDVVVTQGLEAGGHVQSEVATTALVPRVADAVGDAVPIVAAGGIADGRSIAAALALGADGAWLGTRFVACEEANVHDEYQRRLRESDETDTAYTTLYDKGWSGMPHRVLENETLERWRAAGEPPIGERPGEDEVVAQTNDGNGEPIERYDEALATPDLGGDIESMALYAGQSVGGVDEVRSARAVVEALITETRETVSDLSTVAVPADR; the protein is encoded by the coding sequence ATGGCGCTCCGGACACCGCTCTGTGACGCCCTCGAGATCGAGTACCCGATCGTGCAGGCGCCGATCGGGAGTGCGACCACTCCAGAGCTCGCCGCCGCGGTCTCGAACGCGGGCGGGCTGGGCCATCTCGCGGTGACGTGGCGCGACCTCGAGGAGACCCGTGCAGTGATCCGCGAGACTCGCGAGCGAACCGACGAGCCGTTCGCGGTCAACCTCGCGCTGGACGATGCGACGACGATTCTCGAGACTGACACGCATCTCGAGGCCGTCCTCGAGGCGGGCGCGCCGATCGTCTCCTTCTCGTTCGGCGACGCGGCTCCATACGTCGATCGGGTCCACAAGGCTGGTGCGACAGTGATGCAGACCGTCGGCAGCGCGGCGGCCGCACGCGAGGCCGTCGAAGCCGGCGTCGACGTCGTCGTTACGCAGGGCCTCGAGGCCGGTGGCCACGTCCAGAGCGAGGTCGCGACGACGGCGCTCGTTCCGCGGGTCGCGGACGCGGTCGGCGACGCGGTGCCGATCGTCGCGGCGGGTGGGATCGCCGACGGCCGGAGCATCGCCGCGGCGCTCGCACTCGGCGCGGACGGCGCGTGGCTCGGCACGCGGTTCGTCGCGTGCGAGGAGGCGAACGTCCACGACGAGTATCAGCGGCGGCTCCGCGAGAGCGACGAGACCGACACCGCGTACACGACCCTGTACGACAAGGGCTGGTCGGGGATGCCCCACCGCGTGCTCGAGAACGAGACCCTCGAGCGCTGGCGGGCGGCCGGTGAACCCCCGATCGGCGAGCGACCGGGCGAAGATGAGGTCGTGGCGCAGACGAACGACGGCAACGGCGAACCCATCGAGCGGTACGATGAGGCGTTGGCGACGCCCGACCTCGGGGGCGATATCGAGTCGATGGCGCTGTACGCCGGCCAGAGCGTCGGCGGCGTCGACGAGGTTCGGTCCGCGCGGGCGGTCGTGGAGGCGCTCATCACGGAGACGCGCGAGACGGTGTCGGATCTCTCGACGGTCGCCGTCCCAGCGGACCGATAG
- the phaC gene encoding class III poly(R)-hydroxyalkanoic acid synthase subunit PhaC: MNNPFATALNMQRQAWEATADLAEKSRVAPDRTETVENIEVGQTPSEVVYEENKLKLLHYESQTEEQHDVPILIVYALINKPYILDLQPDRSVVRTLLESGFDVYLIDWGEPSKLDRSLGLDDYVNRYIDNCVDVVRERSGQESINILGYCMGGTKSAMYASLYPEKVKNLGLMAAGLCFAGEGGVLELWGGEEFYDPETVTETFDNVPAEFLDVGFALMDPVANNVTKYVRFYDNMEDGDFVENFARMERWLDEGIDVAGEAYEEFIRDIYQDNKLYNNELYLGGEHVDVSNIDMPVLQIVAEYDHLIPPGASKPFNEVIGSDDTEVMEFATGHIGMSVSSRSHEELWPQVSEWFEERSNGTDVESKPETPEPETEDAALAEDVAGDESGPEDLADGSGLETDAESSTQAELDAETSDRHGEDRSDEEIVERGEDDVQEEPAEPGEMNVDADVVEEVTDEDVDAGSAIESETDDLTDLDGVGQAYADTLAEAGIETFEQLVDADVAELAAETGISPSRIEDWIEQAESR; encoded by the coding sequence ATGAACAATCCGTTCGCGACCGCCCTGAACATGCAGCGCCAGGCCTGGGAGGCGACCGCCGATCTGGCCGAGAAGAGTCGGGTCGCCCCGGACCGCACCGAAACCGTCGAGAACATCGAGGTCGGCCAGACGCCCAGCGAGGTCGTCTACGAGGAGAACAAGCTGAAACTCCTCCACTACGAGTCCCAGACCGAAGAGCAACACGACGTGCCGATCCTCATCGTCTACGCGCTGATCAACAAGCCGTACATCCTCGACCTGCAGCCGGACCGCTCGGTGGTTCGGACCTTACTCGAGTCGGGCTTCGACGTCTACCTGATCGACTGGGGCGAACCCTCGAAGCTGGATCGCTCGCTGGGGCTGGACGACTACGTCAACCGCTACATCGACAACTGCGTCGATGTCGTCCGCGAGCGCTCCGGTCAGGAGTCGATCAATATCCTCGGCTACTGCATGGGCGGCACGAAGTCGGCCATGTACGCCTCGCTGTACCCCGAGAAGGTCAAGAACCTCGGGCTGATGGCCGCGGGCCTCTGTTTCGCCGGCGAGGGCGGCGTCCTCGAGCTCTGGGGCGGCGAGGAGTTCTACGACCCCGAGACGGTCACCGAGACCTTCGACAACGTGCCCGCCGAGTTCTTAGACGTCGGCTTCGCGCTGATGGACCCCGTCGCGAACAACGTGACGAAGTACGTCCGGTTCTACGACAACATGGAGGACGGGGACTTCGTCGAAAACTTCGCCCGGATGGAGCGCTGGCTCGACGAGGGCATCGACGTCGCCGGCGAGGCCTACGAGGAGTTCATCCGCGACATCTACCAGGACAACAAGCTCTACAACAACGAGCTCTACCTGGGCGGCGAACACGTCGACGTCTCCAACATCGACATGCCGGTCCTCCAGATCGTCGCCGAGTACGACCACCTCATCCCGCCGGGAGCCTCCAAGCCGTTCAACGAGGTCATCGGCTCCGACGACACCGAGGTCATGGAGTTCGCGACGGGCCACATCGGGATGTCCGTCTCCTCGCGCAGCCACGAGGAACTCTGGCCGCAGGTCAGCGAGTGGTTCGAGGAACGGTCGAACGGTACGGATGTCGAATCCAAGCCTGAGACGCCCGAACCCGAGACGGAAGACGCCGCACTTGCAGAAGACGTCGCCGGCGACGAGTCGGGTCCTGAGGACCTCGCCGACGGATCGGGCCTCGAGACGGACGCCGAGAGCAGTACCCAGGCCGAACTCGACGCCGAGACCAGCGACCGCCACGGCGAGGACCGATCGGACGAGGAGATCGTCGAACGCGGCGAAGACGACGTTCAGGAAGAGCCCGCCGAACCGGGCGAGATGAACGTCGACGCGGACGTCGTCGAGGAGGTCACCGACGAGGACGTCGACGCCGGGTCGGCGATCGAGTCCGAGACCGACGACCTGACGGACCTCGACGGCGTCGGACAGGCCTACGCGGATACGCTGGCCGAGGCCGGCATCGAGACGTTCGAGCAGTTAGTCGACGCCGATGTCGCCGAACTGGCCGCCGAGACCGGGATCTCGCCCAGTCGTATCGAAGACTGGATCGAACAGGCCGAAAGTCGATAA
- a CDS encoding UPF0058 family protein, with product MKKQELIHLHGLLAEVSNQCAEWDDCTIDLEEYESRGIRPTSIHKSKTDHKAAVFALAGGITKNMREGEQEAVAATAD from the coding sequence ATGAAGAAGCAGGAGCTCATTCACCTTCACGGCCTTCTTGCGGAGGTATCGAACCAGTGCGCGGAGTGGGATGACTGTACTATCGACCTCGAGGAGTACGAGTCGCGGGGTATCCGACCGACATCAATCCACAAGTCGAAAACTGATCACAAAGCTGCTGTCTTCGCGCTCGCCGGGGGAATCACGAAGAACATGCGCGAGGGGGAGCAGGAAGCAGTCGCCGCTACTGCGGACTGA
- a CDS encoding beta-ketoacyl-ACP reductase, with protein sequence MSMDGRTCIITGSARGIGRGIAEYLGAEGANVVINYRSSEDAAQSAVDAIEDAGGSAVAAQADVTDREEVVHMREVCHEAFGPADVLVNNAGITADVQFTEMSREDWDRVMDVNLGGMFNCTQEFFDDIWNAHEGRLINISSVVGKQGNFGQANYAAAKSGMFGFTRTIALELAKGGSTANCVAPGFTRTDMLESVPDQVLERIVSGIPLERLAEVEDIAAVVRFLASEDSSYVTGEVIDVNGGMDL encoded by the coding sequence ATGTCCATGGATGGGCGAACCTGTATCATCACCGGCTCGGCACGCGGCATCGGTCGGGGGATCGCGGAGTACCTCGGCGCAGAGGGTGCGAACGTCGTCATCAACTACCGCTCCTCGGAAGACGCCGCCCAAAGTGCGGTCGACGCGATCGAGGACGCCGGCGGGAGCGCCGTCGCGGCCCAGGCCGACGTCACCGACCGCGAGGAGGTCGTACACATGCGGGAGGTCTGTCACGAGGCGTTCGGTCCGGCCGACGTCCTGGTCAACAACGCCGGCATCACGGCCGACGTGCAGTTCACCGAGATGTCCCGGGAGGACTGGGACCGAGTGATGGACGTCAACCTCGGTGGGATGTTCAACTGCACCCAGGAGTTCTTCGACGACATCTGGAACGCCCACGAGGGCCGGCTGATCAACATCTCGAGCGTCGTCGGCAAACAGGGGAACTTCGGCCAGGCCAACTACGCCGCCGCGAAAAGCGGTATGTTCGGCTTCACCCGAACCATCGCCCTCGAGCTCGCGAAGGGGGGCTCGACGGCCAACTGCGTCGCCCCCGGCTTCACCCGAACCGACATGCTCGAGTCCGTCCCCGATCAGGTCTTAGAGCGGATCGTCTCGGGGATCCCGCTCGAGCGACTGGCGGAGGTCGAGGACATCGCCGCAGTCGTACGATTCCTCGCCAGCGAGGACTCCTCGTACGTCACCGGCGAGGTGATCGACGTCAACGGCGGGATGGACCTCTAG
- a CDS encoding DUF3784 domain-containing protein has translation MVDGSVLALLAAAGFVGALGIAIKYFGMVRLIAGYDSDRVTDEAGLADFVGTNTLFVAALLVLIAVVEHAEPFGDTDLVWLVFVVAVFGLTAHMIVGSRRYERSA, from the coding sequence ATGGTCGACGGATCGGTCCTTGCGCTGCTCGCGGCCGCCGGGTTCGTCGGCGCGCTCGGAATCGCGATCAAGTACTTCGGGATGGTGCGGCTGATCGCGGGCTACGATTCCGACCGCGTCACCGACGAGGCAGGACTGGCCGACTTCGTCGGGACGAACACGCTGTTCGTCGCCGCGCTTCTGGTGCTCATCGCCGTCGTCGAGCACGCGGAGCCCTTCGGTGACACGGACCTCGTCTGGCTTGTCTTCGTCGTCGCGGTGTTCGGCCTCACCGCCCACATGATCGTCGGCTCTCGGCGGTACGAACGTTCGGCGTGA
- a CDS encoding DNA-3-methyladenine glycosylase 2: METGTIPVDELEGGLDLYRTLESGQSYLWRRSDGEMYGGSPAPEAWYYTVVDGEVIRVRRRGGPDGDPTAGVAADATTGRLEWESTTDAEPLVRRLLRLDDDLEAIVDAAPDDPLLREAYEAHRGMRLVDDPAFGCLISFICSTQMRVSRIHAMVSTLAAEYGDAIAFDGETYHAFPTPAQLAAATESELRDLGLGYRAPYVVRTAELVADGEAHPEEARDLEYEAAREYLTRFVGVGDKVADCVLLFSLGFDEAVPLDTWLKSAVEEYYPDCDRGSYAATSRAIREQLGGEYAGYAQTYIFHHLRTGE; encoded by the coding sequence ATGGAGACAGGGACGATTCCGGTCGACGAACTCGAGGGTGGTCTCGACCTGTATCGCACGCTCGAGAGCGGACAGAGCTACCTCTGGCGGCGCAGCGACGGCGAGATGTACGGCGGGTCGCCGGCGCCGGAGGCGTGGTACTATACGGTCGTCGACGGCGAGGTGATCCGGGTTCGCCGCCGCGGCGGGCCGGACGGTGATCCGACCGCCGGCGTGGCGGCCGACGCGACGACCGGCCGTCTCGAGTGGGAGTCGACGACCGACGCCGAGCCCCTCGTCCGCCGGCTCCTGCGCTTAGACGACGACCTCGAGGCGATCGTCGACGCGGCGCCGGACGACCCCCTCCTCCGTGAGGCCTACGAGGCCCACCGCGGGATGCGACTGGTCGACGATCCGGCCTTCGGCTGTCTGATCTCGTTTATCTGCTCGACGCAGATGCGGGTCAGCCGGATCCACGCGATGGTCTCGACGCTGGCCGCCGAGTACGGCGACGCGATCGCGTTCGACGGCGAGACCTACCACGCGTTCCCCACGCCGGCCCAACTCGCGGCGGCGACCGAGAGCGAACTGCGCGATCTGGGGCTCGGCTACCGCGCCCCCTACGTCGTTCGCACGGCCGAGCTGGTGGCCGACGGCGAGGCCCACCCCGAGGAAGCCCGGGACCTCGAGTACGAGGCCGCGCGGGAGTATCTGACCCGCTTCGTCGGCGTCGGCGACAAAGTGGCCGACTGCGTGCTCCTGTTCTCGCTGGGGTTCGACGAGGCCGTTCCCCTCGACACGTGGCTCAAATCGGCCGTCGAGGAGTACTACCCCGACTGCGACCGGGGCTCCTACGCCGCGACCTCGCGGGCGATCCGCGAGCAACTGGGCGGGGAGTACGCCGGCTACGCGCAAACGTACATCTTCCACCACCTTCGAACCGGTGAATGA
- a CDS encoding poly(R)-hydroxyalkanoic acid synthase subunit PhaE — protein MADSQPQSQEWNEVVEQWNEQFMDALEENMEAQAQFVESWSDAVGEATEENELSDGVDGYAKAYETWMNASQQMVERMNDQVEGEDVDVEEFRDIWLNTANEAFKDVMSTTAFAKMTGETVGDVLEMQQQAQETSQETLRTLGFATEADVVEIGDRLVELERRQHDVEKKIDRVLEHLEEQ, from the coding sequence ATGGCAGATTCACAGCCCCAGTCCCAGGAGTGGAACGAGGTCGTTGAACAGTGGAACGAACAGTTCATGGACGCCTTAGAGGAGAACATGGAAGCCCAGGCCCAGTTCGTCGAGAGCTGGTCTGACGCCGTCGGTGAGGCGACCGAGGAGAACGAGCTCTCCGACGGCGTCGACGGCTACGCCAAGGCCTACGAGACGTGGATGAACGCCTCCCAGCAGATGGTCGAGCGGATGAACGACCAGGTCGAGGGCGAGGACGTCGACGTCGAGGAGTTCCGCGACATCTGGCTCAACACGGCCAACGAGGCGTTCAAGGACGTCATGTCAACGACCGCCTTCGCGAAGATGACCGGCGAGACCGTCGGTGACGTCCTCGAGATGCAACAGCAGGCCCAGGAGACTTCCCAGGAGACCCTGCGGACGCTCGGCTTCGCGACCGAGGCGGACGTCGTCGAAATCGGCGACCGACTGGTCGAACTCGAGCGCCGCCAGCACGACGTCGAGAAGAAAATCGACCGCGTTCTCGAGCACTTAGAGGAGCAATGA
- a CDS encoding DUF7836 family putative zinc-binding protein: MDETTVQLLCPECTKDWQISPGELPAAADMFHCPGCHASRRMSEFTRTDRDLQTLKQLG; the protein is encoded by the coding sequence ATGGACGAGACGACCGTGCAACTGTTGTGTCCAGAATGTACGAAAGATTGGCAGATTTCTCCCGGTGAACTCCCCGCTGCCGCCGACATGTTTCACTGTCCCGGCTGTCACGCCTCGCGGCGGATGTCCGAGTTCACGCGAACCGATCGGGATCTCCAGACGTTGAAACAACTCGGCTAG